ACCGGTACGAGAGATTGAAAAAGATGCGGCGCTGCTTGACAGAATTTTGGTCAGCTTGCGGGATTTCGAACAGGCGGTCGCCTATCCGCCCAACCAGGTGTTTATCGGCAATCTGCGGCCGAACAGGCTGCGCGGCATAGAGATCCCCTGGTACCAAGCGGCCATTCCCGCCGCCCAACGGTTCAGTTCCAGCGGTGAAATCGTGCCGGAAGATGAGTTTTACGGCTGGTTAAAAATTTCCGACGAGTATGAGCTGGTTTTGCTGGAGGAGGAATTCCTGGCGGAAGTCAGACAGACGCTGGAACGTCATCCGTTGATCGGGATCGGCGACCTGGAGCGGCTCGGTAGCGGCGTCAGCCGGCGAGTGATTGAAGAAAAGGTTGTCTCCGGCAAAGCGGTGGCGCTTTACGTTGCCAAAACCAAGCTGATCGGTTGCGTGCTGGAAGGGCATGAGGAAGACGACAACCTGACGGCGGAGATTCTGTTGGAAAATCTGTGCAACAAAGCGTCGGGACTGGTCGCGATGCGGCATGTGCTGCGGGAGTTTGATGTCACCCCCGAACAGATCGATTACGTGCTCGGGTGTGACGAGGAAGCGGTCGGGGATCGCTACCAGCGCGGCGGCGGCAATATGGCGAAATCGATCGCGGAACTTGCCGGCTGCGTCAACGCCAGCGGCGCCGACATCAAATCATTCTGTTGCGCTCCCACACACGCGGTGGTCGTGGCGGCCGCTTTGGTGCAGGCGGGGTTGTACAAGGAAGTGTTGGTGATCGGCGGCGGTTGCCTGGCCAAACTGGGCATGAAATTTGCCGGCCATCTGAAACACGGCATGCCGATTCTGGAAGACCAATTAGGAGCGATCGCGATACTGGTGGGCAGAGACGACGGAAAAAGCCCGGTGATCCGGCTCGATGCCACAGGCAAACACAATATCGCCTCCGGCTCTTCCGCCCAGGCGATATATCAAACGCTAGTCGTCGATCCGCTGGAGCGGATTGGCAAGCGGATTGTGGACGTGGACAAATACGCGGTGGAGATGCACAACCCGGAAATCACCGAACCTAACGGAAACGGCAACGTGCCGCGGACAAACTACCGCACGATTGCCAGTATGGCTGTGTTGCGAGGGGAGATCGATCGGGCGCAAATTTCCGATTTTGAAATCTCTTATGGAATGCCCGGTTTTTCACCGACGCAGGGACATATCGCCGCCGCCGTCCCGTTTCTGCTGCACGCGCGGGAAATGATCATGCAAAAGGAAATCAGGAATGCGATGTTTGTTGCGAAAGGGAGCTTGTTTCTCGGGAAAATGACCAAGTTGTCGGACGGGATGTCGTTTCTGATCGAAGCCAACAGGAGGTGTGTAAAATGATCGAGGTGAACAAGGACAATTTTGCTGGGGAAGTGCTTGTATCCGCCAAGCCGGTGCTGGTCGACATTTGGGGTCCCACCTGCCAGCCGTGCATCGCGTTGCTGCCCCAGGTCGAAGTGCTTGCCAATAAATATCAGGATCAGGTAAAGGTGGTGAAACTCAACAGCGCGGAAAATCGCAGGTTGTGCATCGATCTTCGCGTCATTGGCTTGCCGGCATTTCTGTTGTTCAAGGAGGGAAAAGAAGTGGAGAGATTGAGTGGCAAAGACATCGACATCGAGGAGATTGAGAAATTTCTGCAAGCCCATCTTGAAAGAGTGTGAAAATTAACCAAAACCGGTTGGGGAGGAGAGCACATGTTAAAAGGCAAGAAAGTGTTTGTCGTAGGGGAAAGAGACGGGGTCCCGGCACCTGCTGTCGCCGAATGCGTAACAGCGGCCGGCGGCGAAGTGGTGTTCATGGACACCCAGTGCTTTGTCTGAACGGCGGCGGGAGCAATGGATCTGCAGGTGCAGGAGGCGCTGAAACAGGCGGTTGAGCAATATGGCCGCGAAAATGTCGTCGTGCTGCTGGGATCGCCGGATGCTGACAGCGCGGATATTTACGCGGAAACGGTCACCCTTGGCGACCCGACCTATGCAGGTCCGTTGGCTGGAGTCTCGTTGAGACTCGCCGTCTATCACATTCTGGAAGACGAGGTTAAACAGTTGGTGCCGGAGGATGTCTATCAGGAACAGGTAGGGTTGGCCGAATTGTCGCTCGACAAAGAGGCGATTTGCGAAGCGATGCAAAACGCACGGGCCCGCATGTCTGACTGAACTTATTGGGGCCCGAGGGGGCTGTCCCAGGCAATCGGGACTGCCCCCTCTTCATATATGCCCGGTGATAGCGTCATCTCCAGCGGAACGTCCCTTGCTAGGGGACGGTGGGATCGCAGGTAACAGTGGCACCTGCGATTTTTTTGTGTAAAAACAGGAACTTCTTTGCGAATTCTGTGAAACTTTTTGCGGTGTTGGATCGTCTTTTAAGGTAGAGGCCATTTTGCGCCCCCATTTTGTAACTGTTTCTTATTTTTTCTTCTTACTTATAGGGGGAACCACAGAAGGAGGCAGGGAATGAAGATTCGGAAACGTAACTTTCGACGCTTCGCTGGTGCACTGCTGACCGTTTCGTTGCTGGCCGGCGCACCGGGTGAAGTTTGGGCGGAACAAGCGGTGCACATGCAGGTGCAAGTGGGGTGGGATGGTACATACAAGCCGGATGCCTGGACTTCGGTTCAGGTTACGATCGACAATTCAGGAAAGGATTTCAGCGGTCGGGTGATTGTCAAACCGAAATATGACGGCGGCAATCTGATTGCCGGCCAGTTTGAAAAAGAAGTGGTGGTGCCCCAGGGCAGCTCCAAGAAGTTTCGATTGGACGTGCCGGGTGCCCTGATCGCGAGCCAGATGGAAGTTCGCCTGCTGGATGTGGCAGGTAAAGAGGTGGAATCCACTTCCTCGGTTCCGACCGCTGCCGTCCAGCAGGGGGCGCTGATTGGGGGGATTACAGCTAACAAGGATGACCTTGCATTTTTCTCGCTGCTGACAGCTCCTTCGGTCGGCGGGAAGGTGACCATTCAGCAACTGAATCCGGAGGAACTGCCGGATCGCTCCGAGCTGCTGAATGGGCTTGATCTACTGGTGGTCAACCATGCACCAAAAGAAAAATTGACGAATGAGCAAATCCAGGCAATTGCCAAGTGGGTGGAAAAAGGAGGCTGCCTGCTCGTAAGCGGCGGGCCTAATTATACAGGCGGCGGTTCCCTGTTTGGCG
This genomic window from Effusibacillus pohliae DSM 22757 contains:
- the grdA gene encoding glycine/sarcosine/betaine reductase complex selenoprotein A, with amino-acid sequence MLKGKKVFVVGERDGVPAPAVAECVTAAGGEVVFMDTQCFVUTAAGAMDLQVQEALKQAVEQYGRENVVVLLGSPDADSADIYAETVTLGDPTYAGPLAGVSLRLAVYHILEDEVKQLVPEDVYQEQVGLAELSLDKEAICEAMQNARARMSD
- a CDS encoding thioredoxin family protein; its protein translation is MIEVNKDNFAGEVLVSAKPVLVDIWGPTCQPCIALLPQVEVLANKYQDQVKVVKLNSAENRRLCIDLRVIGLPAFLLFKEGKEVERLSGKDIDIEEIEKFLQAHLERV
- the grdC gene encoding glycine/sarcosine/betaine reductase complex component C subunit beta; protein product: MITPVIKGVSSVLVHTPSLVRHGSKPVREIEKDAALLDRILVSLRDFEQAVAYPPNQVFIGNLRPNRLRGIEIPWYQAAIPAAQRFSSSGEIVPEDEFYGWLKISDEYELVLLEEEFLAEVRQTLERHPLIGIGDLERLGSGVSRRVIEEKVVSGKAVALYVAKTKLIGCVLEGHEEDDNLTAEILLENLCNKASGLVAMRHVLREFDVTPEQIDYVLGCDEEAVGDRYQRGGGNMAKSIAELAGCVNASGADIKSFCCAPTHAVVVAAALVQAGLYKEVLVIGGGCLAKLGMKFAGHLKHGMPILEDQLGAIAILVGRDDGKSPVIRLDATGKHNIASGSSAQAIYQTLVVDPLERIGKRIVDVDKYAVEMHNPEITEPNGNGNVPRTNYRTIASMAVLRGEIDRAQISDFEISYGMPGFSPTQGHIAAAVPFLLHAREMIMQKEIRNAMFVAKGSLFLGKMTKLSDGMSFLIEANRRCVK